tacttgtgggaatcaGTGTTTCAAAAAGGAATCAAAGATTGTTCTTGTTCATATATTAATTCTCATGTAACCAATCTTCTCATTTACAACATAATAgaaccacattaaatttcttGTCTCACTTTACTCATTTTTATTTGCATACAtcattgatttacttgtgagaATCCGTGCCTTTTGTACACACTTTTTTGCCAAATGTGGGGAGGTTAATTTCTTTTTCCCTCAAGGAAAAATAACCTTAACAAAATGACACATCTAGTTGAAATTTGTGGGCATAGGAACAAAAGAAATTTCGAACAATTGAACTGAAACCATATGTTTTGTCAACAATGAAATTTCGAATCAATGGAATTTGCGCTTTCCATATATGTTTAGCTTCCAGCGAATGaaccagaaaaataaaatatttttttgacaaGTAACAGGACACAGTTTTTGTAGATGAAGAAGGACAATTGATTAGGATGATGTAGATGGTAACAGAGTTTTGGCTGGGGGCAGCAGAGCAACTGCACCGCGCTCAGGACTTGAGTATTTTCTGTACACCACCTTTAGCTTGTTCACTGCAGCCATGGAATGGAAGCTTACCAGAAGCTTGGCACAATCCCTAGGAAATAAAAAAGGCAAGAACAGAGAACATGTTATTCAGTAACATAATCTCAGCGACCAAACCACAAGGTATATGCAGACAGAACAGGAGCAGAATTGGGAACATGGAATTTACGTTAGCTGTGGTTCTGAAAAGCCAGTATGCAGCTTTAGGGTATCGTTCCACAAGGGACTCTTGTTTAACGTACAGCGAGCAGCATAGACTGCCGAGGCGGCAACCATCGATGGACAGTACATTATGGTGGCATAGTGCATTAAACCTAGCTCGGCGAAAAAATAGACCGTGTTCTCCATCTGAAAAGGTATGCATGCAGGCAATGAATAATACACATCTGCTGAATAACTTAGAAATCTACATTATGAACTGAACGAGGAAGTGAACTTAGAAATCTACATTATGAACTGAACGAGGAAGTGAGATACTAACTTCCTTGTCAGGCATTGATGCCTTGATGAAGCGAACGAGGAAGACGTAGGGCGTTGGGACTGTCAATGTCCATTCCAGCTTGCCCAGAATATCCTTCTCCATGATCAGTACCTGTTCATGACTATATGCTCTGTCTGCGATGCAAACAAAGTCATTCACCTGCAACTCTCAATTCACATTACATAGTTAGTAGCCAAATAATTTTGTTCATAAAACATGTCTAGTAAAGCATGTTTAAGAAGAAGACAATATACTTCCGGAGCCCAGATTTCTTCGTATTTGGAGGCCATAAGCATGGCACCAATGCCAATCAACTGCAGTTCCCTCCTTGACACGGTCTTAATCGAGAGAAACCGATCAACAATGTTGATGGTGAGATACAGAGTCTCTGGCATAAGTCCAAATTGGTGGTGGACTTCTACCAACCAGTCCACCAAAATAGCCCTCATTCTCTCATTTATCTCTGGTTGTGAGTCCATGTAATCATGGACTTGGCTCTCGTTCTATATCACAAATTAAACATATCGAATAATAAGCCAAACAAGAATAGAGAAAGGACGCACAAAGGGGGGAAAAAAGGTAGGCAAGGTAGATTTGTACCTCAACAGTCTTATAGAATTTGTAGATATCCTCAACATATTCAACAGCGGCCAACTCATTATCGACATCTCCTGCATCGATTTCATCAATCTGCACCTTTGGTTTATTGGTCAGACCACAGGCTGCCTGTAATACAATTGTATTAGAAGCAGAAAAacaatttctccatttttttcgTTTGTAAAATCAACATGGAGCTCAAACAAGATGTTTGAAAATAGCACCTTGCTTCGTGCAGTGAGAACAGAAGTAAGAGTTGGAGCCGTCTCCTTTTTCTTAGTCACTGGTTTCACTTTCTTAACTTTTTTTTCTGTATCAGAGCTTATCTCAATCACATCCTCCGGTGCTGGCTTGACAACAACTTTCTTCTGGGCTGCCTTCCCGGCCGCAGCCCCTCTTCCTACTTTGCCCTTTGCGGCTCCATCCACATTAATGCAAACTTGTTTTAGCTAATTAAAGAAACCCAGAGCATAAAATCAGAAATGTACTAAAATTTCCGGATTCTAACCAACATAAAAGAAGACTATGAAAGAAACAGCAAACCTTATTGTTTTCAGCTGTTACTGCTTGTCCATTAGCGAGTAATTGTGCACAGAAGCTCCTGCAACAACATAATTCAAAATCATTAGGGTTTACATTCCACACTGACAGAATCACGGACACACACACAAACCGTGTAACGGGGCGAGAGATCTGAGGCAGCGGTTTGCCATCGTTTCCACGGAGAGTCGCCAAATTCCCAATATCACCTAATGCTCGGCGATTTCTGCCCTCAGCCGCACCATTCTTCTGCTTACCTCCTCTGGCAGCGGCCTCATCTACAAAACCAAAACGGCTGAGAACCCAGAGAAACGGAGAAGGGAAACTCAACAGATGAAAGGAACCAAAAGAAAAATTCGATCCTCAAGGAACTCTTGAAGATCAAATATCATGATTGTCTACAAATCGGGTAACTTTTTTATAGAAGGGAAATAGCATTAAAGATAAAAGAAACTCAAGAAAACCTATTATTTGCCTAAAAGAAGACAAGAAGACAAGCAATTACATCTGGGATCCGAAAATTTTTGTACTGCTATTTTGACACTGGAAAACTATTATAGATCGTTAATATGCTATATATACCCGCATCTGTTCAAATCGTTCAAATCAAAGAAAGAGCATGGAACAAAAATATAAAAGCTATAGATGCCGtgtcattaaaaaataaataaataaataaataacatgaTTGAAAACAGATGAGAGAACATCTGATAAAGTAGCGCAGAACATAGTGAAATACATCTAGAATCACAGAGTCGTCgataaaaaatcaaagaaagttCATCAAGAAACCATCAGGTGAGAGATGacagagagagggagggagggagtaCCTCCGGCTTTCGAGGGAACAATGGGTCTTGAGGCCATCTCAGATCCTTGAATCCGATCAAGAACAAGTATTAGGCGAACGCTCTTTCTGGGCCGATCTgcagttcttcttcttcctgtgCCGATCTGCAGTGGccaaatctctttctctctctctctctctctctctccctctccctctctctctctagggttaaTGCGAATCGGGAATGAGACTGAACGCCTCGTCTCCTTTTGAAGCTGGTGAACCGACGCTTCATTACAACGGTCGGATGTTATTTCAATTTCGACCGTCAGATCTCTCCGTTGATCGAACGGCTTGCATTGGGTTCGTGTTTCTCTATGGGTTTCATAGCCGTTAGGGCGTTGGGGGGGACAAGCCTTCAGAACCATGGCTCTGTAATTTTTtaaagtatttaaaaaatttataaaaaataaaataagtaaaagttaaaatattttaaccttaaTTTTATATTGGGTAAAAAACGGCTCTGTAATTTTTTaaactatttaaaaatttataaaaaaaaataaaacaagtaaaagttaaatatatttttactttgattttataTTAGATAAATGATACTAACCTCCTTATGAGATTTAATAAAAAGGTAGAGATATCTCTGAAAGTATGTTTGGAGAGCCttagatttggataagatataatgtaaaaataaattaaaatttgtctaaatttatccaaattcaaattcaaagtttaaaatttatactcacaaatacaaaataagattttaaaatttcaaaaccagatttcaaaattttctcttgtCAAAAAGGCATAGATTTCTCCTTTTATTTAGTAAATGGACGAACTTTTTTCGGAGAATAAATGTCCCAAAAATGAAACATCAAGAAAGATATgtgggatttttgaaatctcaatgaAAGATGTGTGATTTTCGAAACCTTAGGGATGTTcttgtctcttttttttttttttttcaaacctcaagggagtttagagtatttttcctcttatatttattttgagcaaatgattgtaataataataataaaaaaaattgaaaaaaaaaaaaagaagaagaaaagaaatgaaaaataagagtcaaagttttttaaaaaaatttgattaGAAGAATTGTTATGATTAATTAGATGAACATTTAAGAATAGATATGAGTAGTTATAAGTGTATTTTGGAATGATTATGGGCAATTATATGGATAAATTTGATATTTGTGAAAAAAGACACCAAAAGGGAATCTGTACAAagattttgagaaaataattgaataataataataataataatggcaaAAGACACTCAACCCTTctgaaatttgacaaaaagataaagaTCTCTCCCAATGttttaaaaatgtcacaaacCTCTCCTGAGGTTTGTTAAAAAGATACAAACTTCTCCTaaaaaagctttttttttttttttactattgcataaaaacctctcaagttcatcccttacttaggcatcggagaggtcccccggagtacacctcgggtccttcAAGCCACTTTCATTTGTCTCTTTTCAAGTGGTTGTGATCAAGAATCAATTTGTAAAGATTGTTCAATTTTCGGTGCAACATTTACTAACAAAATTTTTTATCTTGCCAAATCTCAAGAGATGttcttaatatttttaaaacctcaggtgagatcattaaaatttttgaaattttaggggaggtcattgtctttttgtcaaatttttaGGGGAGATTAGTGTCTTTtgtcctaataataataataataaatataatttgaaatatttctaaatttaattagAAGAGTAGTTATGATTAATTATAAGAGTATTTTTGAATAATTATGGATAGTTGTAAAGATACATGTGATATTAGTGAAAAATGATTCCTTCATAGTATTGGAGATTTTGAGGAAATATTAGAAGGCATAAAAAAGCAGATGTGGGAAGTTATATGGGTATTTTAAGACAATTATAAatagttatataaataaatttaacattTATGAAAAATGACCTCAAAGAAGAATTCCCTTAAAGAGTATTAGAGACTAGAGACTAGAGATTAGAGATTTGAAGTTATCATTTCAAGAAAATAGTAAATACAAGGAAATGTCTTACCAGTAGTATCATGGAACTTTGATTTCTTTATAGTTGAGAAGCGACATGTGACATTGGAAATTACTTTTAGCCCCTTCCACCCTGACTCTGGCCTCTATGGTCATGCATTTGCattaaacttttttatttttttgaataaagtTACTTACAAGCACACAATCACCTAAAATGAACATaatgttatttttcattataataattaataaatttattttttgcatatgaaaatatttaattatttattttaaaattattttattttattttattttttgtgaacTAGGGCTCTATTTGGATTTGAATTATATTCTAgagatgaaaagaaaaaaaattaattttcattgtgcatttttttcttatattatatatatattgtaatatgtgactcatatattGAATGGAAGATAtgtataaagagaaaatatgaagaaaataggAATGCTGACTTGCAAGAGGAAACCATCAACTGCTTCCCAATAATCGGCGACGATTTGGTCCAGTTTAGTAAAACGGACGACGATTCTAAAGCTGTTATATCGACTGTTTGCTCTCGATATTAAACCGTTGACGATATCTTTgtaaatcgtcaatggtttggctCGATTACTCAACgtttgttttcaaaatttgaattgagaa
This Malania oleifera isolate guangnan ecotype guangnan chromosome 11, ASM2987363v1, whole genome shotgun sequence DNA region includes the following protein-coding sequences:
- the LOC131168167 gene encoding G2/mitotic-specific cyclin S13-7-like, which codes for MASRPIVPSKAGDEAAARGGKQKNGAAEGRNRRALGDIGNLATLRGNDGKPLPQISRPVTRSFCAQLLANGQAVTAENNKLKQVCINVDGAAKGKVGRGAAAGKAAQKKVVVKPAPEDVIEISSDTEKKVKKVKPVTKKKETAPTLTSVLTARSKAACGLTNKPKVQIDEIDAGDVDNELAAVEYVEDIYKFYKTVENESQVHDYMDSQPEINERMRAILVDWLVEVHHQFGLMPETLYLTINIVDRFLSIKTVSRRELQLIGIGAMLMASKYEEIWAPEVNDFVCIADRAYSHEQVLIMEKDILGKLEWTLTVPTPYVFLVRFIKASMPDKEMENTVYFFAELGLMHYATIMYCPSMVAASAVYAARCTLNKSPLWNDTLKLHTGFSEPQLTDCAKLLVSFHSMAAVNKLKVVYRKYSSPERGAVALLPPAKTLLPSTSS